The proteins below are encoded in one region of Shewanella algae:
- a CDS encoding VOC family protein, translating to MKQNIVHIALVVKDYDEAIDFYTNKLQFELIEDTYQPEQDKRWVVVAPPNSHGVALLLARASKPEQLDFIGNQAGGRVFLFLNTDDFWRDYERMQSVGIEFVREPQEQDYGTVAVFKDLYGNLWDLLQLNPEHPMAKRQA from the coding sequence ATGAAGCAGAACATTGTCCATATTGCACTGGTAGTAAAAGACTACGATGAAGCAATCGATTTTTATACCAATAAGCTTCAATTTGAGCTTATTGAAGACACTTACCAACCAGAGCAGGATAAGCGCTGGGTTGTAGTTGCGCCGCCCAATTCCCATGGAGTGGCTTTGTTGTTGGCAAGAGCTTCAAAACCTGAGCAATTAGACTTCATTGGTAATCAAGCGGGAGGTCGTGTATTCCTTTTCTTGAATACCGATGACTTCTGGCGAGACTACGAGCGTATGCAGTCAGTAGGTATCGAGTTTGTACGTGAACCCCAAGAGCAGGATTACGGTACGGTAGCGGTATTTAAAGATTTGTATGGCAACCTTTGGGATTTACTTCAGTTGAATCCTGAGCATCCAATGGCGAAAAGGCAAGCATAA
- a CDS encoding LysR family transcriptional regulator produces MLELHWLKTFVTLARLEHFGKAANELHMTQPNVSLHIKQLEQTTRVKLIERNPFRLTQAGERLLRSAHNTLMELQSCQADLNAINDLCQGTMTIAASDIISRWLLIGPFQSFKTEFPGIDLTLLNTTSSQAADLVKSAKADLGFVMAQKESQPLHFTELKQVKWYALGNDLKAWQRGKVPSPQEAPTLILLGHDTRTRDLIDPALPELKLPEYRIMEVGSVDAQIDWAEAGFGIAIVPDFALHPKLNLQSSITPLPSFPSASLGYIVRQNQVLSKAIKKLLHWVDEEILQSPSVG; encoded by the coding sequence ATGCTCGAACTCCACTGGCTTAAAACCTTTGTCACCCTGGCCCGCCTGGAACACTTCGGCAAGGCGGCCAATGAGCTGCATATGACTCAACCCAATGTCAGCTTGCATATCAAACAGTTGGAGCAAACTACCCGAGTAAAGCTGATTGAGCGTAATCCATTTCGGCTGACCCAAGCCGGTGAGCGCTTGCTAAGGAGTGCGCACAACACCCTGATGGAGCTGCAAAGTTGCCAGGCCGATCTCAACGCCATCAATGATCTGTGCCAGGGCACCATGACCATAGCCGCCAGCGATATTATTTCCAGATGGCTGTTGATAGGCCCGTTTCAGTCGTTCAAAACCGAATTCCCCGGCATCGACCTGACTCTGCTGAACACCACCTCCTCGCAGGCGGCAGACCTGGTAAAAAGTGCCAAGGCCGATCTCGGCTTTGTGATGGCGCAAAAAGAGAGTCAGCCGCTGCATTTTACCGAGCTGAAACAAGTGAAATGGTACGCCTTGGGCAATGATCTCAAGGCCTGGCAGAGAGGAAAAGTCCCCAGCCCGCAGGAAGCACCGACCTTGATACTACTGGGGCACGACACCCGCACCCGGGATCTGATTGACCCGGCACTGCCTGAGCTCAAACTGCCGGAATACCGCATCATGGAAGTGGGCAGCGTGGATGCCCAAATCGACTGGGCCGAAGCCGGCTTCGGCATCGCCATAGTGCCGGACTTTGCTCTGCATCCGAAACTCAATTTGCAGTCCAGCATTACCCCACTGCCCAGCTTCCCTTCCGCCAGCCTGGGTTACATAGTGCGTCAGAACCAGGTGCTATCCAAAGCCATCAAGAAACTGCTCCATTGGGTGGATGAAGAGATATTGCAGTCGCCGAGTGTGGGTTAA
- a CDS encoding adenylosuccinate synthetase, which produces MSSIVVVGANWGDEGKGRIVDYLADSAAASIRFQGGNNAGHTVVNDFGTFKLHQLPSGVFNPGCLAVLGPGMVISPAPLSEEIAEVKAAGVNVNLCISDRATLCLPIHAIEDTLEEERLGDGAYGSTRQGIAPAYGDRVMKKGILVGWLKQPEVLRERIQFMLDWKLPQLKALYPSFEFSQTAEEMTAWLLEVSAPWRDAICNVSEPLKALQAKDENLLFEAQLGAGRDLVYGEYPWTTSSNVTAAYAGLGSGLPALHPERVIAVAKSFSSSVGTGTLITAMEEQDSFREAANEYGAVTGRPRDMGYFDAVATRNGVELQAATEVALTKLDCLSGMQDLKICIDYQGDHSENPIWPQTSALAPVYEQMEGWSEDITACRTFESLPLAAQKYVQRVEELMGVPVKMISVGPERAQMILR; this is translated from the coding sequence ATGTCGTCTATCGTTGTAGTTGGTGCAAACTGGGGTGATGAAGGTAAAGGCCGTATCGTGGACTATCTGGCAGATAGCGCAGCGGCGAGTATACGTTTTCAGGGCGGCAACAATGCCGGCCACACAGTTGTGAATGACTTTGGTACATTCAAACTGCATCAACTGCCTAGCGGCGTATTCAATCCTGGTTGTTTGGCGGTATTGGGCCCCGGCATGGTGATAAGCCCGGCGCCACTTTCCGAAGAGATTGCCGAGGTAAAAGCCGCCGGCGTCAATGTCAATCTGTGCATTTCCGACCGGGCGACTCTGTGCCTGCCAATCCACGCCATTGAAGATACTCTGGAAGAGGAGCGTCTCGGTGACGGCGCTTACGGTTCTACCCGCCAGGGCATTGCCCCGGCTTACGGTGACCGGGTAATGAAAAAAGGTATTCTGGTGGGTTGGTTGAAGCAGCCTGAAGTACTGCGTGAACGTATCCAGTTTATGCTGGACTGGAAACTGCCGCAGCTCAAGGCGCTGTATCCCTCCTTTGAATTTTCGCAAACCGCAGAAGAGATGACAGCCTGGTTGCTGGAAGTGTCTGCCCCTTGGCGTGATGCCATCTGCAACGTGAGCGAGCCACTGAAAGCGCTGCAGGCAAAAGATGAAAACCTGTTGTTTGAAGCCCAGTTGGGCGCGGGTCGTGACCTTGTTTACGGTGAATACCCTTGGACCACGTCTTCCAACGTGACCGCCGCTTATGCCGGTCTCGGCAGTGGTTTACCGGCACTGCACCCCGAGCGGGTGATTGCCGTAGCCAAGTCCTTCAGCTCATCAGTGGGAACCGGTACCTTGATTACTGCCATGGAAGAGCAGGACAGCTTCCGCGAAGCCGCCAATGAGTATGGCGCGGTAACCGGGCGTCCCCGTGATATGGGCTATTTCGACGCCGTGGCCACCCGTAATGGTGTCGAGCTGCAGGCGGCTACCGAAGTGGCGCTGACCAAGCTGGATTGTTTGAGTGGGATGCAGGATCTTAAAATCTGCATCGATTATCAGGGCGATCACAGCGAAAACCCTATTTGGCCACAAACCTCAGCCTTGGCGCCGGTTTATGAGCAGATGGAAGGCTGGAGCGAAGATATAACGGCTTGCCGCACCTTTGAGAGCCTGCCTCTGGCGGCGCAAAAGTATGTGCAGCGGGTTGAAGAGCTGATGGGCGTACCGGTAAAAATGATCTCTGTCGGCCCGGAGCGGGCGCAGATGATCCTCCGCTAA
- a CDS encoding MexW/MexI family multidrug efflux RND transporter permease subunit, whose protein sequence is MRFTDRFVERPVLALVVSSLILLLGLFSVGKLPVRQYPQLENATISVTTQYPGASAELMQGFVTQVLTQALSSVEGVDFISSSSTQGRSQIQLRMTLNSDSTQALTEVMAKVSAVRYKLPKDAFDPVIERSSGESTAVAYVGFASDSLSIPALTDYLSRVVEPRFASITGVAKVQQFGGQQLAVRLWLDSDKLAGRGLTAADVADALRRNNFQAAPGVVKGQFVVANIKVNTDITDVAAFRDLVLKNDGRDLVRLGDVGTVELGAASKESSASMDGQAAVHLGLFATPKGNPLIIVDGIRKQLPEIRKTLPPGVRVELAYENARFIQASIDEVLRTLLEALLIVVLVILLCLGSLRSVLIPIATIPLSMLGAAALMLAFGFSINLLTLLAMVLAIGLVVDDAIVVVENVHRHIEEGKHPVAAALIGAREVAGPVIAMTITLAAVYAPIGLMGGLTGSLFREFALTLAGAVLVSGIVALTLSPVMSSMLLQPKQSEGRLARAAEHFFERLGDSYGRLLKWSLAHRTLSLGFALLVMLALPWLYLQPQRELAPTEDQAGVLTAIKAPQHANLEYAEHFNRQLDQIFTRIPETQGTWIINGTDGPAASFGGINLSDWSERSRDASAIQAELQQLAGTIPGSSIFAFQLAPLPGSTGGLPVQMVLRSPGAYPELYQTMEQIKQAARQSGLFVVVDSDLDYNNPVVQLSVDRAKANSLGVRMQDIAESLARLVGENYVNRFAMDGRAYDVIPQSLREQRLSAEELGKQYVRSTDGTLVPLSGLVTLERGVEPNRLSQFGQQNAATLQAIPAPGVSMGQAVAFLEQQLAALPADYSHDWQSDSRQYVHEGNSLAFAFIAALLIIYLVLAAQYESLIDPLIILITVPLSICGALLPLALGLTTLNIYTQIGLVTLIGLISKHGILMVEFANELQQQKQLSRQLAILEAARIRLRPVLMTTAAMVFGLIPMLFASGAGAASRFGLGLVIVSGMLIGTLFTLFILPTIYTLLARDHTRIDERQQQLAPVLQSQ, encoded by the coding sequence ATGAGATTCACCGACCGTTTTGTCGAGCGTCCTGTGCTGGCACTGGTGGTCAGCAGTCTTATCCTGTTGCTGGGGCTGTTCTCCGTTGGCAAGTTGCCGGTGCGCCAATATCCGCAGCTGGAAAACGCCACTATCAGTGTGACAACCCAATATCCCGGCGCCTCGGCCGAGCTAATGCAGGGCTTTGTGACCCAGGTGCTGACTCAGGCGCTGTCATCAGTGGAGGGCGTCGATTTTATCTCCTCATCCTCCACCCAGGGCCGCAGTCAAATTCAACTCAGGATGACACTCAACAGTGACTCCACCCAGGCTCTGACCGAAGTGATGGCCAAGGTCAGTGCCGTGCGCTACAAATTGCCCAAGGATGCCTTCGATCCTGTTATCGAGCGCTCCTCGGGTGAATCCACCGCCGTGGCTTATGTCGGTTTTGCCAGTGACAGCCTGAGCATTCCGGCCCTGACCGACTATCTGTCGCGGGTGGTCGAGCCCAGATTTGCCAGCATTACCGGTGTGGCCAAGGTCCAGCAGTTTGGCGGTCAACAACTGGCGGTGCGCCTGTGGCTCGACAGCGACAAGCTTGCCGGACGAGGCCTGACGGCCGCCGATGTGGCCGATGCGCTGCGACGCAACAACTTTCAGGCCGCTCCCGGTGTGGTCAAGGGCCAGTTTGTTGTCGCCAATATTAAGGTGAATACCGATATCACTGATGTCGCAGCCTTTCGCGATCTGGTATTGAAAAACGATGGGCGGGACTTGGTACGCCTCGGTGATGTCGGCACTGTGGAACTGGGCGCCGCTTCCAAAGAAAGCAGCGCCTCCATGGATGGTCAGGCAGCTGTGCATCTGGGGCTATTTGCCACCCCTAAGGGCAATCCTCTGATCATTGTGGATGGCATTCGCAAACAGTTGCCGGAGATCCGCAAAACCTTGCCGCCGGGTGTTCGGGTGGAACTTGCCTATGAAAACGCCCGCTTTATTCAGGCATCCATAGATGAAGTGCTGCGCACCTTGCTCGAAGCACTGCTGATAGTTGTACTGGTGATCCTCTTGTGTCTCGGGTCGCTGCGCTCTGTGCTGATCCCGATAGCCACCATTCCCCTATCCATGCTCGGCGCCGCTGCACTGATGCTGGCCTTTGGTTTCAGCATTAACCTGCTCACTCTCTTGGCCATGGTGCTGGCCATAGGCCTGGTGGTGGATGACGCCATTGTGGTGGTAGAAAATGTCCACCGCCATATCGAAGAGGGGAAACACCCGGTGGCAGCTGCCCTGATAGGCGCCCGCGAAGTGGCCGGCCCTGTGATAGCCATGACCATTACCCTGGCGGCGGTTTATGCCCCCATAGGCTTGATGGGCGGCCTCACCGGCAGCCTGTTTCGTGAGTTTGCCCTGACCCTGGCCGGTGCTGTACTTGTCTCCGGCATAGTCGCCCTGACCTTATCGCCGGTAATGAGCTCAATGCTGCTGCAACCTAAGCAGAGCGAAGGCCGACTGGCTCGCGCTGCCGAGCATTTTTTCGAGCGCTTGGGCGATAGCTATGGCCGTCTGCTGAAATGGTCGCTCGCCCACAGAACCCTTAGCTTGGGCTTCGCCCTGCTGGTGATGCTTGCTCTTCCATGGCTCTATTTGCAGCCGCAGCGGGAATTGGCCCCCACGGAAGATCAGGCCGGCGTATTAACCGCCATCAAGGCGCCGCAACATGCCAATCTCGAGTATGCCGAGCACTTCAACCGGCAGTTGGATCAAATATTTACCCGGATCCCGGAAACCCAGGGTACCTGGATAATCAATGGCACCGACGGCCCGGCGGCCAGTTTCGGCGGTATCAATCTCAGTGACTGGAGTGAACGCAGCCGCGACGCCAGTGCTATTCAGGCCGAGCTGCAGCAACTGGCGGGCACTATCCCGGGCAGCAGTATCTTTGCCTTCCAGTTGGCGCCCCTGCCCGGTTCCACCGGCGGGCTGCCGGTGCAGATGGTATTGCGCTCCCCCGGCGCTTACCCCGAGCTTTATCAAACCATGGAGCAAATCAAGCAGGCGGCGCGCCAGAGCGGTTTGTTTGTCGTGGTAGACAGCGATCTGGATTACAACAACCCAGTGGTGCAACTCAGTGTCGACAGGGCCAAGGCCAACAGCTTAGGGGTGAGGATGCAGGATATCGCCGAGTCATTGGCGCGGCTGGTGGGCGAGAACTATGTCAATCGCTTCGCCATGGATGGCCGCGCCTATGATGTGATCCCCCAAAGCCTGAGGGAACAACGCCTCTCGGCCGAAGAGCTTGGCAAACAGTATGTACGCAGCACTGATGGCACTCTGGTGCCCCTCTCCGGCCTGGTCACACTCGAGCGCGGAGTCGAGCCAAACCGTCTGAGTCAGTTCGGCCAGCAAAATGCCGCCACCTTGCAGGCGATTCCAGCGCCGGGAGTCAGCATGGGGCAAGCTGTGGCCTTCCTCGAGCAGCAGCTTGCAGCACTGCCCGCCGACTACAGCCATGACTGGCAGTCTGACTCGCGCCAATATGTGCACGAAGGCAACAGTTTGGCCTTTGCCTTTATCGCTGCACTGCTGATCATCTATCTGGTGCTGGCGGCGCAGTATGAAAGCCTGATTGACCCGCTTATCATTCTGATCACTGTGCCTTTGTCCATCTGCGGCGCCCTGCTGCCACTGGCGCTGGGGTTGACCACTCTCAATATCTACACCCAGATAGGGTTGGTCACTCTGATAGGCCTTATCAGTAAACACGGTATTTTAATGGTGGAGTTTGCCAACGAGCTGCAACAGCAAAAACAGTTGAGCCGTCAACTGGCGATACTGGAAGCCGCCAGGATCCGACTGCGGCCGGTGCTGATGACCACGGCCGCCATGGTATTTGGGCTTATCCCCATGCTGTTTGCCAGCGGCGCCGGTGCCGCCAGTCGTTTCGGTCTGGGCCTGGTGATCGTTTCCGGCATGTTGATAGGCACGCTGTTTACCCTGTTTATATTGCCGACCATCTACACCCTGCTGGCACGGGACCATACCCGCATAGATGAAAGACAGCAGCAGTTGGCGCCTGTATTGCAGAGCCAGTAA
- a CDS encoding efflux RND transporter periplasmic adaptor subunit, with protein sequence MINKSLSLMLGLSLLLGLGLTYGLKADDEADSGGHGYGPVAVSLASVQQISLPQQLDAVGELEAAAQIAVAAETSGRVTALHFDSGQQVKAGELLVQLNDAVEQAELLQQEAQLLAAESAYRRLVSLAADNLASREALDNALAERDIARAAVARTQAQIAQKAIKAPFSGTLGIRKIHLGQYLGAGETIAQLVDDSQLKINFAISEAQADKLELGQTLQLWTDLRPDESWPARLSAIEPIVGSSRMLQLQAILLPKPIDGESDDKEGVDDKPAEKAASYPSQENGAAKLRAGMFARVALEKSRRHALMIPESAITYNTWGETVFRVDVGEQSLTAHKVAVKTGQRQNGWVEVISGLSLDQLVVTSGQLRLSDGVQVSSTGQDSLTAALLYQSKGQSQ encoded by the coding sequence ATGATCAACAAATCCCTATCTCTGATGCTTGGCCTTTCGCTGCTTCTCGGCCTGGGTCTTACCTACGGCCTGAAAGCCGATGATGAGGCTGACAGTGGCGGCCATGGCTATGGCCCTGTGGCTGTGTCATTGGCCAGCGTGCAACAAATCAGCCTGCCACAGCAACTCGACGCCGTCGGCGAACTGGAAGCCGCGGCCCAAATCGCCGTCGCTGCCGAGACATCTGGCCGGGTGACGGCGCTGCACTTCGACTCGGGGCAACAGGTTAAAGCCGGTGAACTCTTGGTGCAGCTCAATGATGCGGTGGAGCAAGCCGAACTGTTGCAGCAAGAGGCGCAGTTACTGGCAGCCGAGAGTGCCTATCGGCGTCTCGTTAGCCTGGCCGCCGATAATCTGGCCTCCAGGGAAGCACTGGACAATGCGCTGGCCGAGCGCGATATAGCCCGCGCCGCTGTCGCCCGAACCCAGGCTCAGATAGCCCAAAAGGCCATCAAGGCCCCCTTCTCCGGTACCTTGGGGATCCGCAAAATTCACTTGGGCCAATACCTTGGTGCCGGTGAAACCATCGCCCAATTGGTGGATGACAGCCAGCTCAAAATCAACTTTGCCATCAGCGAAGCCCAGGCCGATAAACTTGAGCTTGGGCAGACATTGCAACTCTGGACAGACTTACGCCCCGATGAAAGCTGGCCCGCCAGGCTGAGCGCCATAGAGCCGATTGTCGGCAGCTCACGAATGCTGCAACTGCAGGCGATATTGCTGCCAAAACCTATTGACGGCGAGTCCGATGATAAAGAGGGAGTCGACGACAAGCCTGCCGAAAAGGCGGCCAGCTATCCAAGCCAGGAGAATGGCGCCGCCAAGCTGAGAGCCGGCATGTTTGCCCGGGTAGCATTGGAAAAGTCCAGACGCCATGCGCTGATGATCCCCGAAAGCGCCATCACCTATAACACCTGGGGCGAAACCGTGTTTCGGGTCGATGTCGGAGAACAAAGCCTCACGGCCCACAAAGTGGCGGTTAAAACCGGCCAACGTCAGAATGGCTGGGTCGAGGTCATCTCCGGCCTGTCGCTTGATCAACTAGTGGTCACCTCCGGTCAACTCAGGCTGAGCGATGGCGTCCAGGTCAGCAGCACGGGCCAGGACAGCCTCACCGCAGCGCTGCTTTATCAGAGCAAGGGGCAATCACAATGA
- the soxR gene encoding redox-sensitive transcriptional activator SoxR, producing the protein MNTKFTVEPENDDEGASRGALTIGQVAKRSGVPVSTIHFYESKGLISSQRSSGNQRRFPSTVLRLIAIIKVAQRTGVPLEEIKQALAKYGTNAKLTAAQWRTISAELRASLDERIKKLTRLRDELDSCIGCGCLSLAECPLRNPDDVLGQEGAGPRILERP; encoded by the coding sequence ATGAACACAAAATTTACTGTCGAACCTGAAAATGATGACGAAGGGGCATCCCGCGGTGCTCTGACCATAGGCCAGGTCGCCAAACGCAGTGGGGTACCGGTGTCCACTATTCACTTTTATGAGTCAAAAGGGCTTATCAGCAGCCAGCGCAGCAGTGGCAACCAGCGGCGCTTTCCCTCGACTGTGCTTAGGTTGATTGCCATCATCAAGGTGGCGCAGCGCACCGGAGTGCCGCTGGAGGAGATAAAGCAGGCACTGGCCAAATATGGCACCAACGCCAAGTTGACGGCGGCGCAGTGGCGGACCATTTCCGCCGAGTTAAGGGCCTCGCTGGATGAGAGGATCAAGAAGCTGACCCGGCTGCGGGACGAGCTGGACAGCTGCATAGGCTGTGGTTGTTTATCGCTGGCCGAATGTCCACTCAGAAACCCAGATGATGTGCTGGGGCAGGAAGGAGCGGGCCCGAGGATCCTGGAGCGGCCTTGA
- the tadA gene encoding tRNA adenosine(34) deaminase TadA: MTENRDLHWMQLAMEMAQKAEALGEVPVGAVLVKDDKLIACGWNQPIAANDPCAHAEILCLRQAGSQLENYRLLDTTLYVTLEPCAMCAGAMVHARVGRLVYGAADPKTGAAGSVLDLVRHPLFNHKLAVSAGVMEQECSEQLSAFFRRRRQEQKALKQARKLNPPAAEN, encoded by the coding sequence ATGACAGAGAATCGCGACTTACATTGGATGCAGTTGGCCATGGAGATGGCGCAAAAGGCTGAGGCCCTCGGGGAAGTGCCGGTAGGGGCCGTGCTGGTCAAAGATGACAAGCTTATTGCCTGCGGCTGGAACCAGCCTATTGCCGCCAACGACCCCTGTGCCCACGCGGAAATTCTCTGCCTCAGGCAGGCGGGTAGTCAACTGGAAAACTACCGTTTGCTGGATACTACCCTCTATGTGACGCTGGAGCCTTGCGCCATGTGCGCCGGGGCCATGGTGCATGCCAGGGTGGGGAGACTGGTGTACGGGGCTGCCGATCCCAAGACAGGCGCGGCCGGTTCAGTGCTGGATCTGGTACGTCATCCCCTGTTCAATCACAAGTTGGCGGTCAGTGCCGGGGTGATGGAACAGGAGTGCAGCGAACAGTTGAGCGCCTTTTTCAGGCGACGCAGACAGGAGCAGAAGGCATTGAAGCAGGCAAGGAAGCTTAATCCGCCTGCTGCAGAAAACTGA
- the mltF gene encoding membrane-bound lytic murein transglycosylase MltF, with product MKRFTATLTLIILLAGCRQAVVDEAQVIPAVNEAKELRVGTLYGPQIYVSSTQGSAGFDYEMAARFADFLGKPLEMKPYGNINELYQALKQNEIDLIAAGLSDTRSRRQQFRLGPPLYRVNQVMVYRAGTPVPKDLNALDAPVTVIADSSFVETLNRLKADNPNLEWQQVADKDNEELLSMIASGELSYTISDSTSININRRFMPELRSGQVLEQQQAVVWLLPPRGSDQLMSQLLRFWHQEQRDGTLEHLVEKYFGHVKRFDYVDTRAFIRAVDSKLPKYRHLFETYAGELDWRKLAATSYQESHWNPRARSPTGVRGMMMLTLATAKQLGVENRLDPEQSIRGGARYLSDILVRLPESIPEEERMWFALASYNIGYGHVEDARKLAQASGLNPSAWKDLKQVLPLLQKRKYYQHTRYGYARGNEAVHYVDSIRRYYDTLVWIDNQAKLEALAKEQAQEEAAQREAESQAGEETELSGAQPN from the coding sequence ATGAAACGATTCACCGCGACTCTCACCCTGATAATCTTGCTGGCAGGCTGCCGGCAAGCTGTCGTGGATGAAGCTCAGGTAATCCCTGCGGTGAATGAGGCCAAGGAACTCAGGGTTGGCACCCTCTATGGCCCACAAATCTATGTTTCTTCCACCCAGGGCAGTGCCGGGTTTGATTATGAGATGGCGGCGCGTTTCGCCGACTTTCTCGGCAAGCCGCTGGAGATGAAGCCCTATGGCAATATCAATGAGCTCTACCAGGCGCTGAAACAAAACGAGATAGATTTGATTGCCGCCGGGCTGTCGGATACCCGTAGCCGCAGACAGCAGTTTCGTCTGGGACCACCGCTTTATCGGGTCAATCAGGTGATGGTCTACCGCGCCGGCACCCCTGTCCCCAAAGATCTCAACGCCCTGGATGCGCCTGTTACTGTGATAGCCGACTCGTCGTTTGTGGAAACCCTGAACCGACTCAAGGCAGATAATCCCAACCTTGAGTGGCAACAGGTCGCAGATAAAGATAATGAAGAGCTACTGAGCATGATAGCCAGCGGCGAACTCAGCTACACCATTTCAGATTCCACCAGCATCAATATCAATCGCCGTTTTATGCCTGAGCTGAGATCCGGCCAGGTGCTGGAGCAGCAACAGGCTGTGGTTTGGCTGTTGCCACCCAGGGGCAGCGATCAACTGATGAGCCAACTGCTGCGTTTCTGGCACCAGGAACAAAGAGACGGCACGCTGGAACACTTGGTGGAAAAGTACTTCGGCCATGTCAAACGTTTCGACTATGTCGACACCCGCGCCTTTATCCGCGCAGTCGACAGCAAGCTGCCCAAGTACCGCCATCTGTTTGAAACCTATGCCGGTGAACTCGACTGGCGTAAGCTGGCCGCCACCAGTTATCAGGAGTCGCACTGGAACCCCAGGGCCCGCTCACCGACCGGCGTGCGCGGCATGATGATGCTGACCCTGGCAACCGCCAAACAGTTGGGAGTGGAGAATCGCCTCGATCCCGAGCAGAGCATCCGTGGCGGTGCCCGCTATCTGAGCGACATTTTGGTGCGCCTGCCTGAGTCTATTCCGGAGGAGGAGCGGATGTGGTTTGCCCTCGCCTCTTACAACATAGGCTACGGCCATGTGGAGGATGCCCGTAAGTTGGCACAGGCCAGCGGCCTTAATCCCAGTGCCTGGAAAGATCTCAAGCAGGTATTACCCTTGCTGCAAAAGCGCAAATACTACCAGCACACCCGCTATGGCTATGCCAGAGGCAACGAGGCGGTGCATTATGTCGACAGCATTCGCCGTTACTACGACACTCTGGTGTGGATAGACAATCAGGCCAAACTGGAAGCCCTGGCCAAAGAGCAGGCTCAGGAAGAGGCGGCACAAAGAGAAGCTGAATCCCAGGCCGGGGAAGAAACCGAACTCAGCGGTGCCCAGCCCAACTGA